One segment of Cryptococcus neoformans var. grubii H99 chromosome 2, complete sequence DNA contains the following:
- a CDS encoding cytochrome b5 reductase, with translation MITDADEREGAWDNYAVLDGTLSRGCVISHFPITQPRSVLLVAGGGGITPIYSLAREILTAHAGDQKQVELLWGVNGMNDIVLKDELEELEQKYPERLKVTYAVSGTGKMGEGEKFRKGHVSREMLEEAIKRCEGRLGDARGMKVFLCGPPKMEEAFDGKKGVLRELGLGGKEIYKF, from the coding sequence ATGATCACGGATGCCGATGAAAGAGAGGGAGCGTGGGATAATTATGCGGTTTTGGATGGAACGTTGTCACGTGGTTGTGTGATTTCCCACTTCCCCATTACGCAGCCGCGCTCTGTCCTTCTCGTAGCAGGTGGCGGGGGCATTACGCCCATCTACTCCTTAGCCCGCGAGATTCTCACGGCTCATGCCGGCGATCAGAAGCAAGTAGAGCTGTTGTGGGGCGTGAACGGAATGAATGACATCGTGCTTAAGGATGAACTCGAGGAGTTGGAACAGAAATATCCGGAGAGGTTGAAGGTGACTTACGCCGTCTCGGGAACCGGAAAGATGGGCGAAGGGGAGAAATTCAGGAAGGGGCATGTGAGTCGAGAGAtgttggaagaggcgatAAAGCGGTGTGAGGGACGGCTAGGTGATGCGAgagggatgaaggtgtTCCTGTGTGGGCCGCccaagatggaggaggcatTTGacgggaagaagggggttCTTCGAGAGCTGGGGTtaggagggaaggagataTATAAGTTCTAA